From the Oleiharenicola lentus genome, one window contains:
- a CDS encoding glucan biosynthesis protein produces the protein MLGVLAGVSHAAEFNFDLLQQRARETAARPYAPPVSRVPAWLAGYNYLQHQNIKFDHDHAWWKKEKLPFQLQFFHPGWLFKESVQVHEVSGGQEKLIDFDPALFHYGSNRLPEAVPADMGFAGMRIHYALERSGAMSELAVFLGASYFRSLARGLHWGLSARGLALNSGGPDPEEFPRFSEFWVERPKAGAASITIHALLEGPSVAGAYRFVITPGKETMMQVKAALYFRAPPAVVGLAPLTSMFLHGENTGWSKNDFRPEVHDSDGLLMHTGAGEWLWRPLNNPALVRVSAFADASPRGFGLLQRDRDFLHYDDLEAHYHERPSAWVEPVGDWGRGSVRLVELPSPDETNDNIVAFWTPEKLPAPGEPLVFEYRLTWFGDAKGRPPAGFVASTRHGAVLDHPDRRRFVVDFDGLSLPKGVTDPEAVVTVGDGAKLIGVGSVQRIGPTGRWRAVFELSADGSGRPVELRCYLRGAEKALSETWSNLWTP, from the coding sequence ATGCTTGGCGTCTTGGCGGGCGTATCCCACGCCGCCGAATTCAACTTCGACCTTCTCCAGCAGCGGGCCAGGGAAACCGCCGCGCGCCCCTACGCGCCGCCCGTCTCCCGCGTGCCCGCGTGGCTGGCCGGCTACAACTACCTCCAGCACCAGAACATCAAGTTCGACCATGATCACGCCTGGTGGAAGAAGGAGAAGCTGCCGTTTCAGCTCCAGTTCTTCCACCCGGGCTGGCTCTTCAAGGAGTCCGTGCAGGTCCACGAGGTGAGCGGCGGGCAGGAGAAACTCATCGATTTCGATCCGGCGCTCTTCCACTACGGCTCCAACCGCCTGCCCGAGGCGGTGCCGGCCGACATGGGCTTTGCCGGCATGCGCATCCATTACGCGCTCGAGCGTTCGGGCGCGATGAGCGAGCTGGCCGTGTTTCTCGGCGCGAGTTATTTTCGCAGCCTTGCGCGCGGCCTGCACTGGGGACTCTCGGCGCGCGGCCTCGCGCTGAACAGCGGCGGTCCCGATCCCGAGGAATTCCCGCGCTTCTCCGAGTTCTGGGTCGAGCGCCCGAAGGCCGGTGCGGCTTCCATCACGATCCATGCGCTGCTCGAGGGGCCGAGCGTGGCCGGTGCGTATCGCTTCGTCATCACCCCGGGCAAGGAAACGATGATGCAGGTGAAGGCCGCGCTTTACTTCCGTGCGCCGCCGGCGGTCGTGGGGCTCGCGCCGCTCACCAGCATGTTCCTGCACGGCGAGAACACCGGCTGGTCGAAGAATGATTTCCGGCCCGAGGTCCATGATTCCGACGGCCTGCTCATGCACACCGGAGCGGGGGAGTGGCTCTGGCGTCCGCTCAACAACCCGGCTTTGGTGCGCGTGAGCGCGTTTGCCGACGCTTCGCCACGCGGTTTCGGCCTGTTGCAACGCGATCGCGATTTTCTGCACTACGACGACCTCGAGGCTCATTATCACGAGCGGCCCAGCGCCTGGGTCGAGCCCGTCGGGGACTGGGGCCGCGGTTCCGTGCGCCTCGTCGAACTGCCTTCTCCGGATGAAACCAACGACAACATCGTCGCCTTTTGGACGCCGGAAAAATTGCCCGCGCCGGGCGAACCGCTGGTTTTCGAGTATCGCCTCACCTGGTTCGGCGACGCGAAGGGCCGCCCGCCGGCCGGTTTCGTCGCATCCACGAGGCACGGGGCTGTGCTCGATCATCCGGACCGCCGCCGGTTTGTGGTAGATTTTGACGGCCTGTCCTTGCCGAAAGGCGTCACGGACCCCGAAGCGGTCGTGACCGTGGGCGACGGCGCCAAACTCATTGGCGTCGGCTCCGTGCAGCGCATCGGCCCGACCGGCCGCTGGCGCGCCGTCTTTGAACTGTCGGCCGACGGCAGCGGCCGGCCGGTGGAACTGCGTTGTTATCTGCGCGGCGCCGAGAAGGCCCTCTCCGAAACATGGAGCAACCTCTGGACACCCTGA
- the leuS gene encoding leucine--tRNA ligase, with product MAATSCKEYEFLTIEPHWQAIWEQTKPFRAENGSTKPKFYVLDMFPYPSGAGLHIGHPEGYTATDILARYKRARGFNVLHPIGWDAFGLPAEQHAVKTGTHPATNTQNNITNFRRQIKALGFSYDWDREVDTTDPKYFRWTQWIFLQLFKKGLAYVDERPVWWCPELRTVLANEEVVDGKSEVGGFPVERRNLRQWVLRITAYAEQLIDGLKDVDWPDSTKRMQEAWIGRSEGAEVLFKLENAALGDLKIFTTRPDTLFGCTYMVLAPEHPLVPGLTTDAQRETVEAYRKKTAAKSDVERMSDASKEKSGVFTGSYAINPVNGAKVPVWIADYVLMGYGTGAIMAVPAHDERDYEFAQQYHLPIPRVIAAADGSDQLPYTGDGKLINSPGYDGLDWADAKKKISADLAAKGIGKATINYKLRDWLFSRQRYWGEPFPIVWVSEADYRKAAIVRKDLPASPVTFLENGVTQYALPLPETSLPLTLPETQSYLPSGTGESPLANVSEWLEIWFNVQTGASVPASQAQPAGDEWVRGRRETNTMPQWAGSCWYYLRYLDPQNAGALASPEALKYWGVPDLYVGGAEHAVLHLLYARFWHKVLFDLGVVPQAEPFKKLFHQGIILGEDGVKMSKSRGNVVNPDDIIREYGADTLRLYLMFLGPLEAMKPWNPKGIEGVHRFLKKVWRECLDAVGAVNPRIAAGATLTAETEKLLHETIKKVGEDFDGLRFNTAISQLMILVNAFQKEPALPRQSVLDLLRLVAPLAPHLAEELWARLGETGSVMASGWPAFDAAKLVASTITIVIQVNGKHRGDLSVAPTATEAELTALALQHDKAGPHLTGKAIRRTIYVKGRLINIIV from the coding sequence ATGGCCGCCACCTCCTGCAAAGAATACGAGTTCCTCACGATCGAGCCGCACTGGCAGGCGATCTGGGAGCAGACGAAGCCTTTCCGCGCCGAAAACGGCTCGACCAAGCCGAAGTTCTACGTGCTCGACATGTTCCCCTACCCGTCCGGAGCCGGCCTGCACATCGGCCACCCGGAGGGTTACACGGCCACCGACATCCTCGCCCGCTACAAGCGCGCCCGCGGCTTCAATGTGCTCCACCCCATCGGTTGGGACGCCTTCGGCCTGCCCGCCGAACAGCACGCCGTGAAGACCGGCACGCACCCGGCCACCAACACGCAGAACAACATCACGAACTTCCGCCGCCAGATCAAGGCGCTCGGCTTCAGCTACGACTGGGACCGCGAGGTGGACACGACCGACCCGAAATATTTCCGGTGGACGCAGTGGATTTTCCTCCAACTCTTCAAGAAAGGCCTGGCCTACGTGGACGAACGCCCCGTGTGGTGGTGCCCCGAGCTGCGCACCGTGCTGGCCAACGAGGAGGTCGTGGACGGCAAGTCCGAGGTCGGCGGCTTCCCCGTCGAGCGCCGCAACCTGCGTCAGTGGGTGTTGCGCATCACCGCCTACGCCGAGCAGCTGATTGACGGCCTGAAGGACGTGGACTGGCCCGACTCCACCAAGCGGATGCAGGAGGCCTGGATCGGCCGCAGCGAAGGCGCCGAGGTTTTGTTCAAGCTGGAGAACGCCGCGCTCGGCGACCTGAAGATTTTCACGACGCGCCCTGATACGCTCTTCGGCTGCACCTACATGGTGCTCGCGCCCGAGCACCCGCTCGTGCCCGGGCTCACGACCGACGCCCAGCGTGAGACCGTCGAGGCCTACCGCAAGAAGACGGCCGCCAAGAGCGACGTCGAACGCATGTCCGACGCCTCCAAGGAAAAGAGCGGCGTTTTCACCGGCAGCTACGCGATCAATCCCGTCAACGGCGCCAAGGTTCCCGTGTGGATCGCGGACTACGTGCTCATGGGTTACGGCACCGGCGCCATCATGGCCGTGCCCGCGCACGATGAGCGCGACTACGAGTTCGCCCAGCAATACCACCTGCCCATCCCGCGCGTCATCGCCGCGGCCGACGGCAGCGACCAGCTCCCCTACACCGGCGACGGCAAGCTCATCAACTCGCCCGGCTACGACGGCCTCGATTGGGCCGACGCCAAGAAGAAGATCTCCGCCGACCTCGCCGCCAAGGGCATCGGCAAGGCCACGATCAACTACAAGCTCCGCGACTGGCTGTTCTCCCGCCAGCGCTACTGGGGCGAGCCGTTCCCCATCGTCTGGGTGAGCGAAGCCGATTACCGCAAGGCCGCCATCGTGCGCAAGGACCTGCCCGCTTCGCCCGTGACCTTCCTTGAGAACGGCGTCACGCAATACGCGCTGCCGCTGCCCGAGACCTCGCTGCCGCTCACGTTGCCCGAGACGCAATCCTACCTGCCCAGCGGGACGGGCGAGAGTCCGCTGGCGAACGTCAGCGAATGGCTGGAGATCTGGTTCAACGTGCAGACCGGCGCCAGCGTGCCGGCATCGCAGGCGCAGCCCGCTGGCGACGAGTGGGTGCGCGGCCGCCGCGAAACCAATACGATGCCGCAGTGGGCCGGTTCGTGCTGGTATTACCTGCGTTACCTCGACCCGCAGAACGCCGGCGCACTCGCTTCCCCGGAGGCGCTGAAATATTGGGGCGTGCCCGACCTCTATGTCGGCGGCGCCGAGCACGCGGTATTGCACCTGCTCTACGCGCGCTTCTGGCACAAGGTGCTCTTCGACCTCGGCGTCGTGCCGCAGGCCGAGCCGTTCAAGAAGCTGTTCCACCAGGGCATCATCCTTGGCGAGGACGGCGTGAAGATGTCCAAGAGCCGCGGCAACGTGGTGAATCCCGACGACATCATCCGCGAATACGGCGCCGACACCCTGCGCCTCTACCTGATGTTCCTCGGGCCGCTCGAGGCCATGAAGCCCTGGAACCCCAAGGGCATCGAGGGCGTGCATCGTTTCCTGAAGAAGGTCTGGCGCGAGTGCCTCGACGCCGTGGGCGCGGTCAACCCGCGTATTGCCGCCGGCGCCACGCTCACCGCCGAGACCGAGAAGCTCCTCCACGAGACCATCAAGAAGGTCGGCGAGGACTTCGATGGCCTGCGCTTCAACACCGCGATTTCGCAGCTGATGATCCTGGTGAACGCGTTCCAAAAGGAGCCCGCCCTGCCCCGTCAGTCCGTGCTCGACCTGCTGCGCCTCGTCGCCCCACTCGCCCCGCATCTGGCCGAGGAACTCTGGGCCCGTCTCGGCGAAACCGGCTCCGTCATGGCCTCCGGCTGGCCGGCGTTCGACGCGGCCAAGCTCGTCGCCTCGACCATCACCATCGTCATCCAGGTGAATGGCAAACATCGCGGCGACCTCAGTGTCGCACCCACTGCGACCGAGGCGGAGCTGACCGCCTTGGCCCTCCAGCACGACAAGGCCGGCCCTCACCTTACCGGTAAGGCCATCCGGCGCACGATTTACGTAAAAGGAAGGTTGATAAACATTATCGTTTAG
- a CDS encoding uracil-DNA glycosylase, translating into MNTREQLLALNDELRRLKAEGNRTIAVSEEAMQALRDALADAPAEENLSGGVPTSREFEAEPSRATSDQSPPVRTFVLPTPAPVVAAKPSLPPRPDIVLPDGDKQTRWNALREIVLNDPTCKQNVHPGKQVVFGVGNLDTAIMFVGEAPGADEEDQGEPFVGRAGQLLNRMIKAMGLDRSQVYIGNILNWRPAMGVRNSDGSQTGNRPPTQEEMACCLPFIRAQIAIIQPKVIVALGKTAVDGLLGPDRFKSMGAARGAWHEYAGTPLRATYHPSYLLRQEGLVSAAAKKIKRDAWEDLLAVMERAGVPISEKQRNYFL; encoded by the coding sequence TTGAACACCCGCGAACAACTGCTGGCTCTCAACGACGAGCTCCGGCGCCTCAAAGCCGAAGGCAACCGCACGATCGCAGTCAGCGAGGAGGCGATGCAGGCGCTGCGCGACGCGCTGGCCGATGCGCCGGCGGAGGAGAATCTTTCAGGCGGGGTGCCCACATCCCGCGAGTTCGAAGCCGAACCATCTCGCGCAACATCCGACCAATCACCACCCGTGCGCACTTTTGTGCTGCCGACGCCTGCACCCGTCGTCGCGGCCAAACCCTCACTCCCACCGCGCCCCGACATCGTGCTCCCCGACGGCGACAAGCAGACGCGGTGGAACGCCCTGCGCGAGATCGTGCTCAACGATCCGACTTGCAAGCAGAACGTCCATCCCGGCAAGCAGGTCGTCTTCGGCGTCGGCAATCTCGACACCGCGATCATGTTCGTGGGCGAGGCTCCCGGCGCCGACGAGGAGGACCAGGGCGAACCGTTCGTCGGCCGCGCCGGCCAGTTGCTCAACCGCATGATCAAGGCCATGGGCCTCGACCGCAGCCAGGTTTACATCGGCAACATCCTCAACTGGCGTCCGGCGATGGGCGTGCGCAACAGCGACGGTTCGCAGACGGGTAACCGTCCGCCGACGCAGGAAGAGATGGCCTGCTGCCTGCCGTTCATCCGCGCGCAGATCGCCATCATCCAGCCCAAGGTGATTGTCGCCCTCGGCAAGACGGCCGTAGACGGCCTGCTCGGCCCCGACCGCTTCAAATCCATGGGCGCCGCCCGCGGTGCTTGGCACGAATACGCCGGCACGCCCCTGCGGGCGACCTACCACCCGTCGTATCTGCTCCGCCAGGAGGGCCTCGTGTCCGCCGCCGCGAAGAAGATCAAACGCGACGCCTGGGAGGACCTGCTCGCGGTGATGGAGCGCGCGGGTGTGCCGATATCGGAAAAGCAGCGAAATTATTTCCTGTGA
- a CDS encoding riboflavin synthase produces the protein MFTGLVEETGKVVSFAPAQNAWSLQLAAQVVPADVAVGDSVAVNGCCLTVVRFDVGHLWFELLEESRRLTNFKELKPGSLVNLERSLKPESRLGGHFVSGHVDAVGRVEVFEPRGKDHYLRVAAPAGFGRYLVSKGSIAVDGISLTVAEVAGDSFAVWLIPHTLAATNLREKQAGSGVNLEFDLLAKYVEKLMVARPV, from the coding sequence ATGTTCACCGGTCTGGTTGAGGAAACAGGCAAGGTCGTCAGCTTCGCCCCCGCGCAAAACGCGTGGAGCTTGCAACTTGCCGCACAGGTCGTGCCGGCCGACGTGGCCGTGGGCGATAGCGTGGCCGTCAACGGCTGCTGCCTGACCGTGGTGCGCTTCGACGTCGGGCACCTCTGGTTCGAGCTGCTCGAGGAGTCGCGTCGCCTGACCAACTTCAAGGAGCTCAAGCCCGGTTCGCTCGTGAACCTCGAGCGCAGCCTCAAGCCCGAGAGCCGGCTCGGCGGACATTTCGTGTCGGGCCACGTGGATGCGGTGGGGCGCGTGGAGGTCTTCGAGCCGCGCGGCAAGGACCATTACCTGCGCGTCGCCGCTCCGGCGGGTTTCGGTCGCTACCTTGTGAGCAAGGGCTCAATCGCCGTGGACGGCATTTCACTGACGGTTGCGGAGGTCGCGGGTGACTCCTTCGCCGTGTGGCTCATCCCGCACACGCTGGCGGCGACCAATCTCCGTGAAAAACAGGCCGGCAGCGGCGTGAATCTCGAGTTCGACTTGCTGGCGAAATACGTCGAAAAGCTGATGGTCGCCCGCCCGGTCTGA
- a CDS encoding OPT/YSL family transporter, which yields MSEPTGLKRYLPPLGSPAYHVMLSVVAITILGPLGGISAAFMNFSIGFFVGGQVLAGILGSVVTLPYGPEGKHGANYMQTMAASVAGMCAMAVLIQAMVWLNLPPVPDWKMVLFLTCIGMFGVGVGMLYTPVLVDRMQLNFPSGYAVANILRALTDPVLLRQSIAKLGGGLAAGYAVGFASFKVAAIGAVGVSASTVGAGFIVGARIAIPALVVAVIGREAMPYLIEIGWLHEGEPYRKIGFIISLGTILGAAGLDITLILIEAFKRFRQQVPVAPDPDWKRVNMFRLILWIIAWGAGIVIIGSQLLQQPVFFLIVALGLCLLFVLVNGISLGISDWNPISSAFVMAVFIMAALGLKDPGVGLMCAAILLISCSVGGDMQQDRSTGWRLGTNRVNQFRYQVIGIACGAVLTVVLAKVFMSAYPILKADQFSNPNLEGAQQWQSAMTYKFVGAIKGITLEQPHVMKALWLGIAIGLVTMVIRKLIKRTAGYKAFVASSTAGKVTDFTVDAVLLPSPYASSFGGFVEIKTVLWWAGGGIFGSLYTMWAEKRKAASAPDANALPSDMSTMSLVGGGLIAGDSLAALSVGVAGLLRTVL from the coding sequence ATGTCCGAACCCACCGGTCTGAAACGTTACCTCCCCCCGCTCGGCTCACCCGCCTACCACGTGATGCTCTCCGTGGTGGCCATCACGATCCTCGGTCCGCTCGGCGGCATCTCCGCGGCGTTCATGAACTTCTCCATCGGCTTCTTCGTCGGTGGCCAAGTGCTCGCCGGCATCCTCGGCAGCGTGGTCACCCTGCCCTACGGCCCGGAGGGCAAGCACGGCGCGAACTACATGCAGACGATGGCCGCCTCGGTGGCCGGCATGTGCGCGATGGCGGTGCTGATCCAGGCGATGGTCTGGCTCAATCTGCCGCCGGTGCCCGACTGGAAGATGGTCCTTTTCCTCACCTGCATCGGCATGTTCGGCGTCGGCGTGGGCATGCTCTACACCCCGGTGCTGGTGGACCGGATGCAGCTCAACTTCCCCTCCGGCTACGCGGTGGCCAACATCCTGCGCGCGCTCACCGACCCGGTGCTGTTGCGCCAATCCATCGCCAAGCTCGGCGGCGGCCTCGCCGCCGGCTACGCCGTGGGCTTCGCCTCCTTCAAGGTCGCGGCCATCGGCGCGGTCGGCGTCTCGGCCTCGACCGTGGGCGCAGGCTTCATCGTCGGCGCCCGCATCGCCATTCCGGCGCTCGTCGTGGCAGTCATCGGCCGAGAGGCCATGCCCTATTTGATCGAGATCGGCTGGCTGCATGAGGGCGAACCCTACCGCAAGATCGGCTTCATCATCTCGCTCGGCACCATCCTCGGCGCCGCCGGACTCGACATCACCCTGATCCTGATCGAGGCGTTCAAACGCTTTCGCCAACAGGTGCCGGTCGCGCCCGATCCCGATTGGAAGCGCGTCAACATGTTCCGCCTGATCCTGTGGATCATCGCCTGGGGCGCGGGCATCGTGATCATCGGCAGCCAGCTCCTGCAGCAGCCGGTCTTCTTCCTCATCGTGGCGCTTGGGCTCTGCCTGCTCTTCGTGCTGGTGAACGGCATCTCGCTCGGCATCTCCGACTGGAACCCGATCTCCAGCGCCTTCGTGATGGCGGTCTTCATCATGGCCGCGCTCGGTCTCAAGGACCCCGGCGTCGGCCTCATGTGCGCCGCCATCCTGCTCATCTCCTGCAGCGTCGGCGGCGACATGCAGCAGGATCGCTCGACCGGCTGGCGCCTCGGCACCAACCGCGTGAACCAGTTCCGCTACCAGGTCATCGGCATTGCCTGCGGCGCCGTCCTAACCGTGGTGCTCGCCAAGGTCTTCATGAGCGCCTACCCGATCCTCAAGGCCGACCAGTTCAGCAACCCGAACCTCGAGGGCGCACAACAGTGGCAGTCGGCCATGACTTACAAGTTCGTCGGCGCGATCAAGGGCATCACGCTCGAACAACCGCACGTCATGAAGGCCCTCTGGCTGGGCATCGCCATCGGTCTCGTGACGATGGTCATCCGCAAGCTCATCAAGCGCACCGCCGGCTACAAGGCCTTCGTCGCCAGCTCGACCGCCGGCAAGGTAACCGACTTCACGGTGGACGCCGTGCTCCTGCCCAGCCCCTACGCTTCCTCCTTCGGCGGTTTCGTCGAGATCAAGACTGTGCTCTGGTGGGCCGGCGGCGGCATCTTCGGTTCGCTCTACACGATGTGGGCCGAGAAACGGAAAGCCGCCTCGGCCCCCGACGCCAACGCGCTGCCCTCCGACATGAGCACCATGTCGCTCGTCGGCGGCGGCCTCATCGCCGGCGATTCACTCGCCGCGCTGAGCGTGGGCGTGGCGGGGTTGCTGCGGACGGTGCTTTGA
- the mdoH gene encoding glucans biosynthesis glucosyltransferase MdoH, giving the protein MPTAFTVEQVDKTRVSRRRATFFSLIFLLTALAAWFMADLLWQGPFTLARVADLPLLILFTILFAHVATGFCTALLGLYVINRGDTARISRTLRDDESLEKLPLGSTAIVMPVFNEDPSRIFEGLRAIYQSLEQTGRLDEFDFFILSDSNDPNRWIQEEVAWAELCKQLNGFGRIFYRKRRISLNKKSGNVADFLRRWGSSYRYMVVLDADSIMTGESIVKLVAMMERNPTVGILQTAPRVVNGVTLYSRLQQFASRLYGPLFLAGLNYWHQGESNFWGHNAVIRVAPFMEHAALPELPGREPFGGRILSHDFVEAALLRRAGWKVWLAHDLEGSFEEGPPTLIDAAKRDRRWCQGNLQHSWLLTAKNLHPVNRFHLFQGIMGYVSSPIWLLFMLVSTLRLFARVEDGTVDPARYIMIFDHVVPVPQALALFGLTMTLIFLPKVLSVGLVLKHGRAAAYGGRVRLVLSALLETIASTLLAPINMMFHSKFVTYILLGQGVNWVTQQRTASDDPDWREAIITHSGQTLFGLVWGASAYILAPAFFWWLSPVLLGLVLSAPLSILLSRAGLGRRARELGLFLTPDETEPAPVLTQLEQNLEECYKHMLPIRELRRDFGLMQAILDPYVNAVHVSLLRQRRPGSYSVRRYFVELRRRLLADGPDKLTTREKMALLLDPESMNWLHEQLWKLPADQLSPWWRLAMRQYNVLTATPVTALYR; this is encoded by the coding sequence ATGCCCACGGCCTTCACAGTCGAGCAGGTGGACAAGACGCGCGTCAGCCGGCGGCGGGCGACATTCTTCTCGCTCATCTTTTTGCTCACCGCGTTGGCGGCATGGTTCATGGCCGATTTGCTCTGGCAGGGGCCGTTCACGCTCGCACGGGTGGCCGATCTGCCGCTGTTGATCCTGTTCACGATTCTGTTTGCCCATGTGGCCACGGGTTTCTGCACCGCTCTGCTTGGCCTCTACGTGATCAATCGTGGCGACACGGCGCGCATCAGCCGCACGCTGCGCGACGACGAGTCGCTGGAGAAACTGCCGCTCGGCAGCACCGCCATCGTGATGCCGGTGTTCAATGAGGACCCCAGCCGCATCTTCGAGGGCCTGCGCGCGATCTATCAGTCGCTCGAGCAGACCGGCCGGCTCGACGAGTTCGACTTCTTCATCCTCAGCGACTCCAACGACCCGAACCGCTGGATCCAGGAGGAGGTCGCGTGGGCCGAGCTCTGCAAGCAGCTCAACGGTTTCGGCCGCATCTTCTACCGCAAGCGCCGCATTTCGCTGAACAAGAAGAGCGGCAACGTCGCCGACTTCCTGCGCCGCTGGGGCAGCAGCTACCGCTACATGGTGGTGCTCGACGCTGACAGCATCATGACCGGCGAGTCCATCGTGAAGCTGGTCGCGATGATGGAGCGCAACCCGACCGTCGGCATCCTGCAGACCGCGCCGCGCGTGGTGAACGGCGTGACGCTTTACTCGCGGCTGCAGCAGTTCGCCAGCCGGCTCTACGGCCCGCTCTTCCTCGCCGGCCTCAACTACTGGCACCAAGGCGAAAGCAACTTTTGGGGCCACAACGCCGTGATCCGTGTCGCGCCGTTCATGGAACACGCCGCACTGCCCGAGCTGCCGGGGCGCGAGCCGTTCGGCGGACGCATCCTCAGTCACGACTTCGTCGAGGCCGCGCTGCTGCGCCGGGCCGGCTGGAAGGTGTGGTTGGCCCATGACCTGGAGGGCAGCTTCGAGGAGGGGCCGCCCACGCTGATTGACGCCGCCAAGCGCGACCGCCGTTGGTGCCAGGGCAACCTCCAGCACAGCTGGCTGCTCACGGCCAAGAACCTTCACCCGGTCAACCGCTTTCACCTCTTCCAAGGCATCATGGGCTACGTGAGCTCGCCGATCTGGCTGCTCTTCATGCTCGTGAGCACGCTGCGGTTGTTTGCCCGCGTCGAGGACGGCACCGTGGATCCGGCGCGCTACATCATGATTTTCGACCATGTCGTGCCGGTGCCGCAGGCGCTCGCGTTGTTCGGCCTCACCATGACCCTCATCTTCCTGCCCAAGGTGCTGAGCGTGGGCCTCGTGCTGAAACACGGCCGGGCTGCAGCCTACGGCGGACGCGTTCGGCTGGTCCTGAGCGCCCTGCTCGAAACGATCGCCTCCACGCTGCTGGCGCCGATCAACATGATGTTCCACTCGAAGTTCGTGACCTACATCCTGCTCGGGCAGGGCGTTAACTGGGTCACGCAGCAGCGCACGGCCAGCGATGACCCCGACTGGCGCGAGGCGATCATCACGCATTCGGGCCAGACATTGTTCGGCCTCGTCTGGGGCGCCTCAGCCTACATCCTGGCGCCGGCGTTTTTCTGGTGGCTGTCGCCCGTGTTGCTCGGGCTCGTGCTCTCCGCGCCGCTTTCGATCCTCCTGAGTCGCGCGGGCCTCGGCCGGCGCGCCCGTGAACTCGGTCTTTTCCTGACGCCCGACGAGACGGAGCCCGCGCCCGTGCTCACGCAGCTCGAGCAGAATCTGGAGGAGTGCTACAAGCACATGCTGCCGATTCGCGAACTCCGCCGGGATTTCGGCCTCATGCAGGCCATCCTCGATCCCTACGTGAACGCCGTGCACGTATCTCTTTTGCGTCAGCGCCGGCCCGGCAGCTACTCGGTGCGCCGTTACTTCGTGGAATTGCGCCGGCGTTTGCTGGCTGACGGCCCCGACAAGCTCACCACGCGCGAGAAGATGGCGCTGCTGCTCGATCCCGAGTCCATGAACTGGCTCCACGAGCAATTGTGGAAACTCCCCGCGGACCAGCTCTCCCCGTGGTGGCGACTCGCGATGCGCCAATACAACGTGCTCACGGCGACTCCGGTGACGGCGTTGTATCGGTAG